Below is a window of Armatimonadota bacterium DNA.
GCGACCGGCCGCCCGTCCCACCGACGGTAGACCACGGCGTCTTCCAACTCGGCCTGGATCTCAGGCCGGATCTTGTTCAGCGCCCGGGACACGGCACGGGCCGCTAGCCCCAACAGGTCGTCGCTATCTCCCGTGACGGCCGCCATCGCGCTCGTCCCGCTCAGAGAGACCGAAGCCATCGCGGTGCACGTGCCGTTGTCCCGTTCGACCTCGACGATGCACGTCCGTTCGACGGGTTGCCCCGTCTCGGGACGTCCTGAAGGCGAGGAACGGAGGGGCTTGTTCGCCATGCAGTCCCGGCTGGCCAGGTTGATCAGGTTGTCGACGGTCGACGCGTAATGGATCCGCTCTCTTTCCCGCGTCCGCTTTCCACCGGAGACGCCGACGCTGTAGGTCACGTCTTCGGCCACCCCTTCGACCCGCAAGGAACCCGTCAGATCGTGGGTCACGCTGGCCTCGACCTCGATCCGGGGCCGTACGGACCCCAGGACGAACTCGTCACCACCGTACCGGACGAGGATGTCACGGTCCGAGTCGGCGATGCGTGTGAGCGACTGGGCCATCGCCTTGATGATGCGGTCGCCCACGATGTGCCCGTGCCGCTTGTTGTAGGCGCCGAACCCGTCAAGGTCGAAGAACACGAGCGTGATCTCTTTCCCGGCATCGAGCGCGTCCGAGCCCCAATCGCGTAAGCGGTCGCTCCAGGAAAGGCCCGTCATGGGGTCCCACGAACGTCCGAGTTCGACGAGCAGTTGTGTCGCGGTCAGGAGACCGACGAAATCGTCGCCCCTCATGACCGGGACGAAGTCAAGGCCGTTTTCCACGAAAAGCCGCGCTGCGTACCGCACCGGGCTCGATTCGGGCATGTCGAGGACGAGGGTGGCGATGATGTCCCGCACGGGAGCGTCCGGTGCGGACAGGAGGGCCCTCTCCCTCGTGACGACTCCTCGGAAAGCGCCGTCGTCGATCACGGGCATGACCCGGACGCCGTGCTCGTTCATCAAGCGGACGGCCAAGGAGACCGTCGCCAGCGAGGAGACGGATTCCTTGATCAGCGCGAGATCGCCGATAGTCCTCATGATGATCGTCGTCAGGGGCCGCCACGAGCTCCTTGCCCCTTGGGCCTCTGACGAACGATCTTCTGCAACTACCTCGCCAAGTACGGCCTTAGTCCTCCTCAAAGCCCAGAAGTACCGCACTTCTACAGGCGTCGACGAGGCGTGCCGCCTCAGGCTCGGAGAGCCGCCGTCTGACCATCAGGGCCTGGCCGTAGACCGTGCTCGGCGACACTCCCATGAACGCCGCGACCTCTCCTTCGCTCAAACCCATATCGTCCAACATCAAGAAGCAAGCGACTTCGCTTGCATTGAAGACGGTCGTCACCGGGCCTATCGTCCGAACGACCGCTTCAAAAACATGGTCACGAGGGTCCCATCCTTCGTGCCCCATCAAGTATGGACTCAGGACGCCACAAGCAGGGATGACGTCCTCAGGCCGGCTCCAGTCAGAGCGGTCGAGCCTGAGGCGTTGAAGAGCGCCTGCGATCGACCGACCGTTACCGTGGAGGTGCCTCGCGATGAGCTTGACCGTCGTCCAAGACAGTTGCAGGCCGACCCTCTGGGCGATCTGGATGACGACCTGTGCCCGGTCTCCGACGCCGGGTTCACGGAGTTGGGACATGACCCAGGCTCCCGGACACGGCAGCATCGCGCTCAACTGGCTGGACCCGCCCACCATGCTACAAGCGAGCAACGTGGGCTTGCCCGTGCGGAGCCGGAACTCGACGAGCTGCTTAAAGTGGTGCCTAGAACGCGGATGGGACAAGACGTCTTGGATGTCGTCCAAGATGATCGGGCCTTGGTCGGGGCCGCGCTTGGCCTGTTTCAGCCAAGCGAAGGCGGACTGGACGGGGACGCCCATGGTCTCGCTCACGGCGATCAAAAGGTGGGACTTGCCCCAACCGGACGGGCCGTATACGGCGACGAACGGTTCGGTCCCGCCGGCAAAACGCATGCCGGCCTCGATCGATTCGATGTTCGAGGAGAGGGTCGTCAGGGAGTGCAGACTGGCCGCCGTCCGCCCTGAGACGGCTTCCGACAAACGAGGACGCTTGTCGACCGGTCGTGAATGCTCCAGCAAAGATTGCAGCATGGCTATCGCTCGAAGTCCGGTCGGCCCCCCGCGCCGCCGGCTCCTGCCGTTAGCATTCTCCTAGGAGTCGGAGCCCGCGGTCAAGGCCCAGAGAGTCCCGCCGCAGTGGAGAGTTGGTGCTCAAGCCTTGTACATATCCCCGTGAATTCGCTGATAATGATGAACTTCGCGTTAAAGGACTGGACTTTCAGCGGCTTTCCGCAAGTTTTCCACACTAGTGCCTGATCTGGGGCCAGTAGGTGTCGAATTCGAACTTAGGGCTATGGTCGCCGACATGGCAGCCTTGGCAGGACTTTGGCCCGACCGTCCCCATCTTCGCGCCGCCAGGATCCTTGGCGTGGGCCGCCCCTGGTCCATGACACGACTCGCAACCGACGTCCGCCAGGCGCGGCGTCGTCGCGCGGTCCATGAAACCCTTTGTCGATCCCAGCCCCACGACGTGACAGTGCACGCAGTCCGGATCCCGGTCGTGATGGACGTCTTCGAGGGTTTTCAGGGCCTTCGCATGTCCGGACGCCTTCCAAACCTTCATCGCGTCGCTGTGGCAGTCGCCGCACGCTTCGCTGCCGGCAAAGTCTGGACCGTCGGCACGGGGGATCCGCTCGAGCAGCTTCTCCTCGGTCACGCGGTCAAGGTATCGAAGGTTGGCCCGTGCCGCGTCGTCATCGTCTTTGAACTCGGGGCCTAGCAACAAGACTCTGTAGTCGCGGAACGATCGGCCGTCCCAGGACACGGACACGAGCACCCGCCCCTTTTCCCCCGGCGTCAACAAGACCGTCGAGCCTTCGGTTTCAGCTTTAGCGCTCGGCGGCGACGACCCTTGGTAGACGATGGCGGCCAAGCCGGGCCGCGACTTGGCGACAGCCCTCGCCATGTCTTCGTCCCCGGCGAAAAGCAAGACAGGGGCAAGCCCCTTGGCCTGAGCTTCGGAAAGCAGCTCGGAGACCGCCTTGTCCGGATCGACCTTCGATTCGCCGAGCTTCGCAGCCAGGGCGTCCGGATTCGTCTCGACGGCACCGATCAGAAAGGGTCCCGACTCTATGAACCGCCGGTATTCGAACGTCGGGGATTCGGCGATCGACGACGTGACCAGTGCGTTTCCCGAGAGCCTGTCGATCGAACCGAGCTGTCCGAGACCAAGGCGGGCTTCCCGACCTGTCAGGTGGACAGCGTCGGCCCCGGCCAGCTTAAAGGTTTCGGCCAAGGTTTCGGCCTTCAGTTCGTCTTGGCGTTCGACGGCGTCGACCAGCCCGCCGTTGACGACGACGACGGTCTCGCCCTGCTCCCTTAGGGCCTTGACGGCGGACGCCCAACGGGCGACCCCTCCGGCCATCGGTTTTGTACAGCCACAAGGGGCCAGATATCCGAAAAGGTCTCCGGCGACGACCAAGGTCGTCCCCTGACTCTCCGGGGACTTCGCGAACATCCCGAAAGCCAGGCTGCAGACGCCTGCGGCCAGGACGAGCAGCTTCATTTGAAGACGGCCCGGACCGGTACGACGAGCACAGGTTGTTTGGGATCGTCGGTCTTAAGGGTCACGTTCCCGGTCAACTCTCCGAACGGCGCCTTCTCGGACAGCAGGACGGTCACCTTGTAGCCGCCGCCCCGTCCGATGTCGTAGGACGCCGAAATGAACTCGTTGTCGGACGAAACCGACGTGATCTTGAACGGCTTGCCCGGCCTGTTCACCACGAAGTAAGCCGCATAGTCCTTCTTCGGGATCTCACCGAAGTAGATCCGCTCGGGCTCGACAAGGATGCCCCATTGGACGGAGAAGGTCGCGATGAGAGACGGGTTCTCCGGCGAATCGGTCTCGACGACGACGCCGGCCGGGATCCTGCCTTTCTGTTGGGTCGGGCTCAGGAGGAACGAAATCTTGTACCCCTTTCGAGGCAGGGCGTCCTCGCCCTTCATCGGGTCGGCCATGACGCCTTCCCACGGGGCGAACTCGGCGGCGCCCGGGATGCCGGTCACTTTGACCGACTTGACCTTGAACGGTTTGGACGGGTTGATCGCGAGGAAGACGTCTTGCTTGGACCCGACGTCGTCCATCACGATGAAGTTGCCGCCGGCCGGCGAGATGAACTGGTACGCCGGGACGAACCGGGACACGATCGGAATCCGACGGTTGGGCGTATCGGGATCGTTCGTGAACACTTCAAAGGCCTTGTTGAACGCACCGGGGAACAGCGACGTGTCGACGTCGACGTAGATCACGCCCACTTGGCCCGGCATGACCTTGGGCGGGCACGTCAAGTGGATGCACCCGCACTCAGGGACGGCCTTCAGAAGCAACGGGCTGTTGCCCCGGTTCGACACCTCGACCGTGAACTGGAGCGGGTCTCCGGCGTTCATGTCGGCGTGCTTCAAGACCGTCGGGCTGATCATGGCCGTCGGCTTCGTGGCCTTTAACTTGACTTTGTTCTTGGCCGCGTCCCGAAGGGTGTCGGCAAAGGCGAGAAGCTCTTCGGCCAGTCTGCCGTCGTTCAGGTTGCCGTGAAGACGGGCGTCGGCCAGAGTGTCGATCCGGCCCATATAGCCTGCGACCCGAGGGTTCCGAGCCAGGCCCAGGTAGGCGCCGATCGCGTAGCCGACCTCGTTCTGCACCTGACGTGGCCCGATCGCCACAGGCGGCGTGTCGCGTTTCAGGGCGATCACGGCTTCGATGCGGGGCTCGCTCTCCGAATCGGAGGTGAAAAAGGCGGCTCCGGCGGGAAAGACCCCGTCAGGCGGGGGCGGGAGCGTCTCTTTGAACCCGACCTTGACCTCGCCCTTGTCCGAGATCCGGA
It encodes the following:
- a CDS encoding DUF1573 domain-containing protein; this translates as MSTLFLAGLLIARTGAQDAAPGLPLGSSGEFQATAYKVETLLEQGKFAEAAKLADRLPKRQFTLHWDSNAIPARMKSVYLTACNEAIQDWGKFVKGLQVRISDKGEVKVGFKETLPPPPDGVFPAGAAFFTSDSESEPRIEAVIALKRDTPPVAIGPRQVQNEVGYAIGAYLGLARNPRVAGYMGRIDTLADARLHGNLNDGRLAEELLAFADTLRDAAKNKVKLKATKPTAMISPTVLKHADMNAGDPLQFTVEVSNRGNSPLLLKAVPECGCIHLTCPPKVMPGQVGVIYVDVDTSLFPGAFNKAFEVFTNDPDTPNRRIPIVSRFVPAYQFISPAGGNFIVMDDVGSKQDVFLAINPSKPFKVKSVKVTGIPGAAEFAPWEGVMADPMKGEDALPRKGYKISFLLSPTQQKGRIPAGVVVETDSPENPSLIATFSVQWGILVEPERIYFGEIPKKDYAAYFVVNRPGKPFKITSVSSDNEFISASYDIGRGGGYKVTVLLSEKAPFGELTGNVTLKTDDPKQPVLVVPVRAVFK
- a CDS encoding cytochrome c family protein — encoded protein: MKLLVLAAGVCSLAFGMFAKSPESQGTTLVVAGDLFGYLAPCGCTKPMAGGVARWASAVKALREQGETVVVVNGGLVDAVERQDELKAETLAETFKLAGADAVHLTGREARLGLGQLGSIDRLSGNALVTSSIAESPTFEYRRFIESGPFLIGAVETNPDALAAKLGESKVDPDKAVSELLSEAQAKGLAPVLLFAGDEDMARAVAKSRPGLAAIVYQGSSPPSAKAETEGSTVLLTPGEKGRVLVSVSWDGRSFRDYRVLLLGPEFKDDDDAARANLRYLDRVTEEKLLERIPRADGPDFAGSEACGDCHSDAMKVWKASGHAKALKTLEDVHHDRDPDCVHCHVVGLGSTKGFMDRATTPRLADVGCESCHGPGAAHAKDPGGAKMGTVGPKSCQGCHVGDHSPKFEFDTYWPQIRH
- a CDS encoding diguanylate cyclase; its protein translation is MRTIGDLALIKESVSSLATVSLAVRLMNEHGVRVMPVIDDGAFRGVVTRERALLSAPDAPVRDIIATLVLDMPESSPVRYAARLFVENGLDFVPVMRGDDFVGLLTATQLLVELGRSWDPMTGLSWSDRLRDWGSDALDAGKEITLVFFDLDGFGAYNKRHGHIVGDRIIKAMAQSLTRIADSDRDILVRYGGDEFVLGSVRPRIEVEASVTHDLTGSLRVEGVAEDVTYSVGVSGGKRTRERERIHYASTVDNLINLASRDCMANKPLRSSPSGRPETGQPVERTCIVEVERDNGTCTAMASVSLSGTSAMAAVTGDSDDLLGLAARAVSRALNKIRPEIQAELEDAVVYRRWDGRPVAIVDAVVSMRQGSVKVRSSASSPDGVYSALGDALTDCLLKGAQDLVRSGLM